The sequence AGGAGAGAGCCAGATATGGGGGTCCAGCCCGGCATGGCCATGATCATCCTCGTGGTCATGATCCGCCTCTATCTTAGTCTTATCATCATAATGGTCAGCCTGGTATTCCTTTTCGTGATGATGCGCGGCCATGGGATGCTTTTCTATGCCTTTGTCTGTATGGACAATGGTCATATCCGGGTTTGCGGATGCAATTTTGTCCAGCCAGAATGTTTCAAAGGGTACACCAATGGAAAAATAGAGCCGGGTTTGGGATAATTTTACCATCTGTGCAGGTTTTGGCTCGTATGTGGCCGGGCTTGCCCCGGGTTGGACCATCACGGAAACATCCACCTTATCTTTGCCGATTTGCTGCACAAAATATTGCTGGGGTACGATGCTGACAAACACGGGAACCGGCGTCTTGGCCCAGGCCGGTGCGTAGAACACTGCAATGACTGAAATAACCGTAAACAAAGTAACAAACCGCTTCATATCAGACTCCTTTTGAACAAGTTGGATATCATCATGCCGGGCAGAATCATGAATAGTTCATCAATGCAAATTTATTGCATTTTGCAAAAAAGGCAAAGTGTTTTTATTTTTTCATAGCACTACAGTGCGTTCGTATGCGGTTTGACGTCTAAAAAGAAATTGGCAAAACGGCTATTTGGGGATGGACACTAATTTAGGTCCTCGTTGTCTTTTTTAAAGTCTGGAATTTTAAGCACAGGCACGCCCTCTTTTTCCAGGGTCTTTTCCTCTTCCTTGGTTGTAGTTCCCCGGATCTGCTTGAACGCCTTGGCCCCGTAATGCATTTCCAACGCTTCTTTGGCAAAGGATGAGCCGACATCCTCGTAATTG comes from uncultured Desulfobacter sp. and encodes:
- a CDS encoding zinc ABC transporter substrate-binding protein produces the protein MKRFVTLFTVISVIAVFYAPAWAKTPVPVFVSIVPQQYFVQQIGKDKVDVSVMVQPGASPATYEPKPAQMVKLSQTRLYFSIGVPFETFWLDKIASANPDMTIVHTDKGIEKHPMAAHHHEKEYQADHYDDKTKIEADHDHEDDHGHAGLDPHIWLSPKLVKIQAGYMLDALATTDPENKDFYTANYTAFIKEIDALDQDLTRMLTDNAGMQFMVFHPAWGYFARDYNLKMIPIEIEGKAPKPAKLQELIAHARVEGIKVVFVQPQFSTKSAELVAKEINGQVMRANPLALDWLDNMKKMAEQFKEVLK